In a genomic window of Flavobacteriales bacterium:
- a CDS encoding ATP-grasp domain-containing protein: MFIENALRYDARIHVLDPDPLAPCSAIATRFAVGDFRDRETVLRFAADADVVGIEIEQVNVEALEELKRLGKRVIPDPDVLRIIQDKGLQKRFYAGHGIPSSSFALLQSGRDLTDHVHLLPAFLKARTGGYDGKGVMAIDSPADAARAFDAPCVLEERADVAMELAVIVARAANGTMVTYDPVEMVFDPRFNLVDHLRAPARIPQPVNEAAQRLAKRVAEAFGQPGLYSVEMFLSTDNELLVNETAPRAHNSGHHTIEACASSQFDQLLRLYMNWPLGDSGLRGHAAMINLVGEGGSGAPVVKGLDDVLHLPGSFFHLYGKRETRAGRKMGHVAVIAQNHDELDQAIAVTKVHCKVEPRE; this comes from the coding sequence ATGTTCATCGAGAACGCACTGCGCTACGATGCCCGGATCCATGTTCTCGATCCCGATCCGCTGGCTCCCTGCTCAGCAATCGCAACTCGCTTCGCCGTTGGGGACTTCCGCGACCGGGAAACCGTGTTGCGCTTCGCTGCCGATGCCGATGTGGTGGGCATCGAGATCGAGCAGGTCAACGTTGAGGCTCTGGAGGAACTGAAACGGCTGGGAAAGCGCGTGATCCCCGATCCCGACGTGCTGCGGATCATCCAGGACAAGGGACTGCAAAAGCGATTCTATGCGGGCCACGGCATCCCTTCCTCATCATTCGCGCTGCTGCAGAGCGGCCGCGACCTCACTGACCACGTGCACCTGCTTCCGGCGTTCTTGAAGGCGCGCACCGGCGGCTACGACGGCAAAGGAGTGATGGCGATCGATTCCCCGGCCGATGCCGCGCGCGCCTTCGATGCTCCTTGCGTCCTGGAAGAGCGCGCCGATGTCGCCATGGAACTGGCGGTGATCGTGGCCCGCGCGGCCAATGGCACCATGGTGACCTACGATCCCGTGGAGATGGTCTTCGATCCGCGATTCAATCTCGTGGACCACCTGCGCGCGCCTGCGCGAATTCCTCAACCGGTGAACGAGGCGGCCCAGCGGCTTGCCAAGCGCGTGGCCGAAGCCTTCGGACAACCGGGCCTCTACTCGGTAGAGATGTTCCTGTCCACGGACAATGAGCTCCTTGTGAACGAGACCGCTCCGCGCGCGCACAACAGCGGGCACCACACCATCGAAGCATGCGCCAGCAGCCAGTTCGACCAGCTGCTCCGGCTGTACATGAACTGGCCTCTCGGCGATAGCGGCTTGCGCGGGCATGCCGCCATGATCAACCTCGTGGGCGAGGGCGGCAGCGGTGCTCCCGTGGTGAAAGGACTCGACGACGTGCTGCATCTGCCTGGCAGCTTCTTCCATCTTTACGGCAAGCGCGAGACACGCGCCGGAAGGAAAATGGGCCACGTGGCGGTGATCGCGCAGAACCATGATGAGCTTGACCAGGCCATTGCCGTGACGAAAGTGCACTGCAAGGTGGAGCCTAGGGAATAA
- a CDS encoding L,D-transpeptidase family protein: MERTMHCALLLLLPVLVECQAPFEDAGAPGPERIATAALPERPLAFLIDSLELDAGSIRFHVDKSERRFRVYVQDRLLKAYPCVLGEKPVGDKHHQGDRKTPEGTFGFRSKRVHAQWHKFIWVDYPNAESWRRYNERKANGLIPHAKGIGGEIGIHGVPEGMDHWIEAGADWTWGCIALKNADVDEIYPFITVGKTAMEVVP, translated from the coding sequence ATGGAACGCACGATGCACTGCGCATTGCTTCTCCTATTGCCTGTGCTGGTCGAATGCCAAGCTCCGTTTGAGGATGCCGGTGCACCAGGGCCTGAGCGCATTGCAACGGCAGCCTTGCCGGAGCGGCCGCTCGCGTTCCTGATCGACTCCCTCGAATTGGACGCGGGCTCCATCCGCTTCCATGTTGACAAGAGTGAGCGGCGCTTTCGCGTGTACGTGCAGGACCGTTTGCTGAAGGCCTATCCCTGTGTGCTGGGCGAGAAGCCGGTGGGCGACAAGCACCATCAGGGCGACCGGAAGACGCCAGAGGGCACCTTCGGCTTCCGCAGCAAGCGCGTGCATGCGCAATGGCATAAGTTCATCTGGGTCGATTACCCTAATGCCGAGAGCTGGCGACGGTACAACGAACGGAAGGCGAATGGCCTTATCCCACATGCGAAGGGCATCGGCGGCGAGATCGGCATACATGGCGTGCCCGAGGGCATGGACCACTGGATTGAAGCAGGCGCTGATTGGACTTGGGGCTGCATCGCGCTGAAGAACGCCGATGTGGACGAGATCTATCCGTTCATCACAGTAGGAAAGACCGCGATGGAGGTGGTGCCGTGA
- the pfkA gene encoding 6-phosphofructokinase translates to MGHIGVFTSGGDSPGMNAALRAVARAAAYRGIRCTGIISGYDGLINDRTVPLGPREVSNIIQRGGTMLRSARSEAFRTKEGRAQAAATLRRNGIDALVAIGGDGTFTGARLLFQEHGTRIIGLAGTIDNDLSGTDRTIGFDTAVNTAVEAIDKLRDTAASHDRLFFVEVMGRDSGFIALNCAIAAGAEYVMLPEVRQRIDELVAALSSAKQSKSSSIVVVAEGDEEGGAIAIANKVKERLPQYDMRVTVLGHLQRGGSPTVLDRVLASRLGAAAVDHLLQGAHDAMLGEVSGHVRLTPFAQAIGVRKELPADLLALLPVLAT, encoded by the coding sequence ATCGGGCACATCGGCGTTTTCACCTCCGGCGGTGACAGCCCCGGCATGAACGCGGCGTTGCGCGCAGTTGCAAGAGCGGCGGCTTACCGGGGCATCCGCTGCACGGGCATCATCAGCGGCTACGATGGGTTGATCAACGACCGCACGGTGCCGCTCGGGCCGCGCGAGGTGAGCAACATCATCCAGCGCGGCGGAACCATGCTCCGATCGGCGCGGAGCGAGGCTTTCCGCACGAAGGAAGGACGTGCGCAGGCCGCTGCCACGCTGCGCAGAAATGGCATCGATGCCTTGGTGGCCATCGGTGGCGACGGCACCTTCACCGGTGCAAGGCTGCTCTTCCAGGAGCATGGCACGCGCATCATCGGACTTGCAGGCACCATCGACAACGACCTCTCCGGAACTGACCGCACCATCGGCTTCGACACCGCCGTGAACACAGCGGTTGAGGCCATCGACAAATTACGCGATACCGCCGCCTCGCACGATCGCTTGTTCTTCGTAGAGGTAATGGGCCGGGATTCAGGGTTCATCGCCTTGAATTGCGCCATTGCAGCCGGCGCCGAGTACGTGATGCTGCCCGAGGTGCGGCAGCGCATCGATGAGCTTGTCGCGGCCCTTTCAAGCGCCAAGCAGAGCAAGAGCAGCAGCATCGTGGTGGTGGCCGAGGGCGATGAAGAAGGCGGTGCCATCGCCATTGCGAACAAGGTGAAGGAGCGCTTGCCGCAATACGACATGCGCGTAACGGTCCTTGGTCACCTGCAGCGCGGGGGTTCGCCCACCGTGCTCGACCGTGTGCTGGCCAGCCGCTTGGGTGCAGCTGCCGTTGATCATCTGCTGCAAGGTGCGCATGACGCCATGCTGGGCGAGGTGAGTGGGCATGTGCGCCTCACCCCCTTCGCACAGGCCATCGGCGTGCGCAAGGAATTGCCCGCCGACCTGCTGGCCCTGCTGCCCGTGTTGGCAACCTGA
- a CDS encoding gliding motility-associated C-terminal domain-containing protein → MRAFLLAIAIAIITSGFAQPCLVGYTLTQSPLPTNGTYSCGETVTFCFTVTFWNSTNANWFHGITASFGPGWDMSTLTPGPPPASCSGNGTWAWYPSVTGTAGTNIGPQGPGFFYNYTAPADGNPGNNFGDFCVGAVNWQFCWTISVLSPPACVSGMSLNASFNTLSDSETGSWGSAACGLDPIPTLPAVVQACAVNAGINSALTVCSTSGPSDLFVALGGSPQPGGTWMDPSGAPFAGILDPAADASGNYTYTVSSNAPPCSQSAVVAVTVNEQPSAGSDGSTTVCASDPPLNLFSLLGGAPTAGGSWNGPAGASTGSFDPAIDPAGAYTYSVTGTPPCSDASATVTVNVNPSPTAGTGGPLVLCSNSPPIALSTALIGADPGGAWTNSVGTAVGGIYDPAMDAPGSYTYTVAGLAPCPNSTAIVAVTENPLPNAGDNASATLCETAALTNLIGLLAGAPDSGGAWTDPSGAAIGGSINPSAAVSGAYTYTVAGNAPCPSAAATLSLTINGQPDAGSNAMVNLCTASAPIDLFASLGGAPEAGGSWNGPGGPLGNTTFTPGLSAPGTYTYSIVATPPCVNASATVTVNVSAQPSAGVSAPLSVCSSGGPLALLPSLGATAQPGGAWIDPTGAVSLGNFTPGLSTDGIYTYTITGAAPCPDASATVTVTTVPAANPGTNGSLAACSSDAPSALFTALGGSPAAGGSWTAPGGGAMNGTLNPASATPGDYTYTMPANGPCPAAAASVAVSISQAVNAGTSGSQSLCSSNPAPFNLIAALGGAPAAGGSWTDPSGAPHGASFSTASDPPGEYTYTVSGASPCPSASSTITISVVQAPAAGIGADVSLCANEAPADPFNWLVGDPDTGGSWTAPDGGAITQVNPSTALSGDYTYTLNGVAPCPNAQAIVQLTVDQLPDAGTDGVLNICLNGPSTNLLPFLSGAQAGGSWIGPGGAFNGTFTPGQAAPGAYTYSVIGSGACANEIDQSTVTVTVNPLPQPSFTLDVNRGCAPLEVNFTNTTPEPLITAGWSFGDGGLASTIMSATHLYMGAGQRDVTLIVTDVNGCTAGITVENAVLVSNGPSASFYAQPMRVSVNDPSTVIFQSPQTGASYHWTIDGTELDTIGDFRWTFSPPDVGYREICLIATDTLGCSNTDCLRVLIDDDLTIWVPNAFTPNSDDKNEVWRPSVLGVEEGWYQLRVFDRWGLEVFSTDDPAVGWNGALNNSGDLLPQDVYVWILKAKDQFTPEKADLIGTVTLVR, encoded by the coding sequence ATGCGCGCATTCCTCCTCGCCATCGCGATCGCGATCATCACCAGCGGCTTCGCGCAGCCCTGTTTGGTCGGGTACACGCTCACGCAATCGCCTTTGCCCACCAACGGCACTTATTCCTGCGGCGAAACGGTGACCTTCTGCTTCACCGTCACCTTCTGGAACTCGACCAACGCCAATTGGTTCCACGGCATCACGGCCAGCTTCGGCCCAGGCTGGGACATGAGCACGCTCACGCCAGGCCCGCCCCCGGCATCGTGCTCGGGCAATGGCACATGGGCATGGTACCCGAGCGTCACGGGCACCGCAGGCACCAACATCGGCCCGCAGGGCCCCGGATTCTTCTACAATTACACAGCACCCGCCGACGGCAACCCCGGCAACAACTTCGGCGACTTCTGCGTGGGCGCGGTGAATTGGCAGTTCTGCTGGACGATCAGCGTGCTGAGCCCGCCGGCATGCGTGAGCGGCATGAGCCTTAACGCAAGCTTCAACACCCTCTCCGATAGTGAGACCGGGTCATGGGGCAGCGCGGCCTGCGGCCTCGATCCCATTCCCACGTTGCCAGCTGTGGTTCAGGCATGCGCGGTGAATGCCGGCATCAACAGCGCACTCACGGTTTGCTCGACCTCGGGGCCGAGCGACCTCTTTGTTGCATTGGGCGGCTCGCCGCAACCTGGCGGCACATGGATGGATCCGAGCGGCGCGCCATTCGCCGGCATCTTGGATCCTGCTGCGGATGCCTCGGGCAATTACACGTACACAGTGAGCTCGAATGCTCCGCCTTGCTCGCAGTCGGCTGTAGTCGCCGTAACGGTGAACGAGCAACCCAGCGCGGGCAGCGATGGTAGCACGACCGTGTGCGCAAGCGATCCGCCCCTCAATCTGTTCAGCCTGCTAGGCGGCGCACCAACGGCAGGAGGAAGTTGGAACGGCCCCGCAGGCGCTTCAACGGGATCCTTCGATCCAGCAATCGATCCCGCTGGGGCATACACGTATTCCGTCACTGGCACACCGCCATGCTCGGACGCGAGCGCGACAGTAACGGTGAACGTGAACCCCAGCCCGACCGCTGGGACTGGCGGACCATTGGTGCTATGCTCAAACAGCCCGCCCATTGCACTCAGTACCGCGTTGATCGGCGCGGATCCCGGAGGTGCATGGACCAACTCCGTCGGCACTGCCGTGGGCGGCATCTACGATCCAGCCATGGACGCCCCAGGCAGCTACACGTACACCGTCGCTGGACTTGCACCATGTCCGAATAGCACGGCCATCGTAGCGGTCACAGAGAATCCATTGCCGAATGCCGGGGACAACGCGAGCGCCACGCTATGCGAGACCGCAGCGCTGACGAACTTGATCGGATTGTTGGCAGGCGCTCCCGATTCCGGCGGCGCATGGACCGATCCGAGCGGTGCGGCCATCGGTGGCAGCATCAATCCATCAGCAGCAGTAAGCGGAGCGTACACCTATACGGTTGCCGGAAACGCCCCGTGCCCGAGCGCGGCGGCAACGCTAAGCCTCACGATCAATGGCCAACCCGACGCCGGCAGCAATGCCATGGTGAACCTCTGCACTGCATCGGCCCCCATTGACTTGTTCGCTTCGCTCGGTGGCGCTCCGGAAGCTGGCGGAAGCTGGAACGGGCCGGGAGGACCTTTGGGCAACACGACCTTCACCCCGGGGCTGAGCGCACCAGGCACCTACACCTATTCCATCGTCGCAACGCCGCCTTGCGTGAACGCATCGGCCACGGTCACCGTTAACGTGAGCGCACAGCCTTCAGCCGGGGTCAGTGCTCCTTTGAGCGTATGCAGCAGCGGTGGACCCTTGGCGCTGCTTCCTTCCTTAGGCGCCACTGCGCAACCTGGCGGCGCATGGATCGACCCGACCGGGGCAGTCAGCTTAGGCAATTTCACGCCGGGCCTCTCGACTGATGGCATCTATACCTACACCATCACCGGTGCAGCTCCATGCCCTGATGCCAGCGCAACCGTAACGGTGACAACCGTCCCTGCTGCGAATCCCGGCACCAACGGCTCATTAGCGGCGTGCTCCTCCGATGCTCCATCGGCTCTGTTCACTGCGCTTGGTGGCAGTCCGGCAGCGGGTGGTAGCTGGACCGCGCCCGGCGGTGGGGCGATGAACGGTACCCTGAACCCCGCCTCGGCGACTCCGGGGGACTACACCTACACGATGCCTGCGAACGGACCTTGTCCAGCAGCTGCGGCGTCGGTGGCGGTCTCCATCTCACAAGCCGTGAACGCAGGCACGAGCGGCAGCCAATCACTCTGCAGCAGCAATCCGGCGCCGTTCAATCTGATCGCTGCGCTTGGTGGCGCGCCTGCGGCAGGCGGCAGCTGGACAGATCCGAGCGGCGCACCGCACGGGGCTTCGTTCAGCACGGCATCCGATCCCCCCGGTGAGTATACCTACACCGTGAGCGGCGCGTCCCCATGTCCATCGGCCTCGAGCACAATTACCATCAGCGTGGTGCAGGCTCCTGCCGCAGGCATCGGAGCGGATGTTTCGCTCTGCGCGAATGAGGCGCCAGCGGATCCCTTCAACTGGCTCGTCGGAGATCCCGACACGGGTGGCAGTTGGACGGCGCCCGATGGCGGTGCGATCACGCAAGTGAACCCGAGCACAGCGTTGAGCGGCGACTATACCTATACGTTGAACGGCGTGGCTCCTTGCCCGAATGCGCAAGCGATCGTTCAACTCACCGTTGATCAGCTGCCTGATGCTGGCACCGATGGCGTCCTGAACATCTGCTTGAACGGACCTTCCACGAACCTGCTGCCTTTCTTGAGCGGTGCGCAAGCCGGTGGAAGCTGGATTGGTCCCGGAGGGGCCTTCAACGGCACATTCACGCCCGGCCAAGCCGCACCTGGTGCTTACACCTACTCGGTGATTGGATCTGGTGCCTGTGCCAATGAGATTGACCAGAGCACGGTGACCGTGACGGTGAATCCATTGCCGCAGCCCTCCTTCACCTTGGACGTGAATCGTGGTTGTGCTCCTTTGGAAGTGAACTTCACCAATACGACACCGGAGCCGCTGATCACGGCCGGTTGGAGCTTCGGTGATGGCGGTTTGGCCAGCACGATAATGAGCGCGACTCACCTGTACATGGGTGCGGGGCAACGTGACGTGACGCTCATCGTGACCGACGTGAACGGCTGCACGGCCGGCATCACGGTCGAAAACGCTGTGCTCGTCTCGAACGGGCCATCGGCCTCCTTCTATGCGCAACCCATGCGCGTGAGCGTGAACGACCCATCGACGGTGATCTTCCAATCCCCGCAAACAGGGGCGAGCTACCATTGGACCATCGATGGCACCGAGCTCGACACCATCGGCGATTTCCGCTGGACTTTCAGCCCGCCTGATGTGGGATACCGTGAGATCTGCCTCATAGCCACGGATACGCTGGGCTGCTCCAACACGGATTGCCTTCGCGTCCTGATCGACGATGACCTGACGATCTGGGTGCCGAATGCCTTCACGCCGAACAGCGACGACAAGAACGAGGTGTGGCGCCCTTCCGTGCTTGGAGTCGAAGAGGGATGGTATCAACTGCGGGTCTTCGACCGATGGGGACTCGAGGTGTTCAGCACCGATGATCCCGCGGTGGGGTGGAACGGCGCGCTGAACAATTCCGGCGATCTGCTTCCGCAGGATGTGTACGTATGGATCCTGAAAGCCAAGGACCAGTTCACGCCGGAAAAGGCCGACCTGATCGGCACGGTGACCTTGGTGCGCTGA
- a CDS encoding type 1 periplasmic binding fold superfamily protein yields MTRGALLLISISLLASACKPDEEEDPHNHGDHDHNEEELITTVRASFTQVGGGHSAEFSWIDIDGDGGNAPVITGDTLLVGTSYNAALLLLNESVSPADTVSNEVADEAEAHQFFFSTTGGSLTWASYGDTDANGLPIGLLSTWVAMGAGSGGITITLRHEPNKSAAGVSGGDITNAGGETDIEVEIPYVVQ; encoded by the coding sequence ATGACCAGAGGAGCGCTGCTCCTGATCTCCATCTCCTTGCTCGCGTCGGCTTGCAAGCCAGATGAGGAAGAGGACCCCCATAATCACGGCGACCACGATCACAACGAAGAGGAGCTGATCACCACCGTCCGTGCGAGCTTCACTCAGGTGGGCGGCGGCCATTCGGCGGAGTTCAGCTGGATCGACATCGACGGCGATGGCGGCAACGCACCGGTGATCACCGGGGACACGCTGCTCGTGGGCACATCGTACAACGCCGCCCTCTTGCTGCTGAATGAATCCGTATCGCCAGCCGACACCGTGAGCAACGAAGTGGCTGATGAGGCGGAAGCGCATCAGTTCTTCTTCTCCACCACCGGCGGATCACTCACCTGGGCGTCCTATGGCGACACTGATGCCAACGGGCTTCCAATTGGCCTGCTGAGCACATGGGTGGCCATGGGCGCCGGCAGCGGGGGCATCACGATAACCCTGCGCCACGAGCCCAACAAGAGCGCTGCGGGCGTGAGCGGCGGTGACATCACCAACGCAGGCGGTGAGACCGATATCGAAGTGGAGATTCCGTACGTGGTGCAATAG
- a CDS encoding TonB-dependent receptor, whose product MTVHIKSFLSLLLVFPMPIMASAQPDSCTISLSGRVIDEHDAEALSFAEVFIPSLGKGSVADEHGRYRIDGLCMGTYVVRVAHLGCEPITSEVRVTKDLVVDFRLEHHVEELKELEVIQSRPDENVGHARQALGREAMVRAGGQSIAEMLVALPGVTLLTSGPSIAKPVIHGLSGNRILTLNQGIRQEDQQWGTDHAPSIDPLSSDRLTVVKGAASVQYGSDAIGGVVIAEPVELPRRPGLSGELRGIGILNGKGGGGSAMLQGGVPGLSGLGWRVQGSGRAVGDGEAARYDLSNTGAREWAASASIGFRDHRRSAALYFSRFEREIGILRAAHIGSTTDLQRAIESGVPWYVQDFSYAIDAPRQTVTHHLLKASAGIALTDRNRLDATYAYQGNARQEYDIRRGGRSARPSLDLFLGTHTGELILKHWLGPHVHGKAGLTGLLQENYNVPGTGVRPLLPDYTRWNAGAFVLEHFPFGERLELEAGARAEATAIDVGLGTGDSPNRRYDFFNHALSAGANWQPRDSLRLRFNVSSAYRPPHVSELHSQGLHHSAAAIEEGDASLSSERALKAVLDASAATRNGKLRIDATLHAARIDDYIYQRPDGTRLTIRGAFPVFRYTATDAVISGADLSVQARLGKGFTAVLKGSTVNGRDMVQGDWLFLMPGDRMEFNLRKQVMPIGRWSELEAVVSSLVVLKQLRYQADLDFSDPPADYHVLSATLSAARRMGKHELRIGMRGSNLLNAAYRDYLDRFRYYADARGIDIQLWLAFTFGNN is encoded by the coding sequence GTGACCGTGCATATCAAGTCATTCCTTTCGTTGCTGCTCGTGTTTCCGATGCCGATCATGGCCTCGGCGCAGCCTGATTCCTGCACCATATCCCTAAGCGGCCGGGTGATCGATGAGCATGACGCTGAAGCATTGTCATTCGCGGAGGTCTTCATTCCATCTCTTGGCAAAGGCAGTGTGGCTGATGAACACGGCCGATACCGCATCGATGGGCTATGCATGGGAACGTACGTGGTACGGGTGGCCCATTTAGGTTGCGAGCCCATTACAAGTGAAGTTCGGGTCACCAAGGACCTGGTGGTCGACTTCAGGCTAGAGCATCATGTCGAGGAGCTGAAGGAGCTGGAGGTGATCCAAAGCAGGCCTGATGAGAACGTCGGGCATGCCCGTCAAGCACTGGGCCGCGAGGCCATGGTGCGTGCCGGTGGGCAGTCCATCGCCGAAATGCTCGTCGCGCTCCCGGGTGTCACGTTGCTCACCAGCGGACCGTCCATCGCCAAGCCGGTGATCCACGGCCTCAGCGGCAATCGGATACTGACGCTCAACCAAGGCATTCGGCAAGAGGATCAGCAATGGGGAACGGACCATGCGCCGAGCATCGATCCGCTCAGTAGCGACCGCCTCACCGTGGTGAAGGGAGCGGCGAGCGTGCAGTACGGAAGCGATGCGATCGGTGGCGTGGTGATCGCCGAACCGGTTGAGCTGCCCAGGAGGCCGGGTCTGAGCGGTGAGCTGCGAGGCATTGGCATCCTGAACGGGAAAGGCGGCGGCGGCAGCGCCATGCTCCAAGGCGGCGTGCCTGGCTTATCCGGTCTTGGATGGCGCGTGCAGGGCAGCGGTCGGGCCGTGGGCGACGGCGAGGCCGCGCGATATGACCTGAGCAACACCGGCGCGCGCGAATGGGCGGCATCTGCTTCCATCGGGTTCCGTGATCACCGGCGGAGCGCCGCGCTTTACTTCAGCAGATTCGAGCGGGAGATCGGCATCTTACGAGCGGCGCATATCGGGAGCACCACCGATCTGCAGCGAGCCATCGAGAGCGGCGTACCATGGTACGTGCAGGATTTCTCCTACGCCATCGATGCGCCGCGGCAGACCGTCACGCATCACCTGCTGAAAGCGTCTGCGGGGATCGCGCTCACCGATCGCAATCGCCTGGATGCGACCTATGCGTACCAGGGCAATGCGCGACAGGAATACGACATCCGCCGTGGCGGCCGCAGCGCGCGCCCTTCGTTGGACCTGTTCCTCGGCACGCACACCGGAGAGCTTATCCTGAAGCATTGGCTCGGCCCGCACGTGCACGGAAAGGCTGGGCTGACCGGCTTGCTTCAGGAGAACTACAACGTGCCGGGGACAGGGGTGCGGCCCTTGTTGCCCGATTACACGCGTTGGAATGCAGGCGCCTTCGTTCTGGAGCATTTCCCTTTCGGCGAGCGGTTGGAACTTGAAGCTGGTGCGCGTGCCGAGGCCACGGCCATCGATGTCGGCCTGGGCACGGGTGATTCACCGAACCGCCGGTACGATTTCTTCAACCATGCGCTCAGCGCCGGTGCCAACTGGCAACCGCGCGACAGCTTGCGGCTGCGGTTCAATGTCAGCTCAGCGTATCGACCTCCGCATGTCAGCGAACTGCATAGCCAAGGCTTGCACCACAGCGCAGCGGCCATTGAAGAAGGCGATGCCTCCCTCAGCAGCGAGCGCGCACTGAAGGCCGTGCTCGATGCCAGCGCCGCAACCCGCAATGGCAAGCTGCGCATCGACGCCACCCTGCACGCCGCGCGCATCGATGACTACATCTACCAACGTCCTGATGGCACGCGCCTTACCATCCGTGGCGCCTTCCCTGTGTTCCGTTACACGGCCACGGACGCCGTGATCTCGGGCGCTGACCTCAGCGTGCAGGCCCGCCTGGGCAAGGGATTCACCGCTGTGCTGAAGGGCAGCACAGTGAACGGGCGCGACATGGTGCAGGGCGATTGGCTCTTCCTGATGCCCGGCGATCGCATGGAATTCAACCTGCGCAAGCAGGTGATGCCGATCGGGCGTTGGAGCGAGTTGGAAGCTGTCGTTTCGTCGCTCGTGGTGCTGAAGCAGCTGCGGTACCAGGCCGACCTTGATTTCTCGGATCCTCCTGCTGACTACCATGTGTTGAGCGCCACGCTTTCTGCCGCCCGGCGCATGGGTAAGCATGAGTTGCGCATCGGCATGCGCGGCAGCAACCTGCTCAATGCGGCATACCGCGATTACCTCGACCGCTTCCGCTACTATGCCGACGCCCGCGGCATCGACATCCAGCTATGGCTGGCCTTCACATTCGGGAACAACTAG
- a CDS encoding DUF296 domain-containing protein, translated as MMQASGRPYRVHALRMLPGDDVRVNLLAWCEQNGIEAAAIVSAVGSLSHAEVRFGGKSNGVRVEGDLEACSLSGLLSKHGMHVHLAVADGDGRMTGGHLLQGSSVRTTLELVIQEIGGLRFVRRHDERTGYDELFPEEIRP; from the coding sequence ATGATGCAAGCCTCAGGAAGGCCATACCGCGTGCATGCCCTGCGGATGCTCCCTGGTGACGATGTGCGCGTGAACCTGCTTGCATGGTGCGAGCAGAACGGCATTGAAGCCGCCGCCATCGTGAGCGCTGTGGGCAGCTTGAGCCATGCCGAGGTCCGATTCGGAGGCAAGAGCAATGGAGTACGTGTTGAGGGCGACCTCGAAGCATGCTCCCTCAGCGGATTGCTGTCCAAGCACGGCATGCATGTGCACCTGGCAGTCGCCGATGGCGATGGCCGCATGACGGGAGGTCACCTGCTTCAGGGCTCTTCGGTGCGCACCACCTTGGAATTGGTCATCCAGGAGATCGGCGGCCTTCGCTTCGTGCGCAGACATGATGAGCGCACGGGTTATGACGAGCTCTTCCCTGAAGAGATCAGGCCTTAA
- the purE gene encoding 5-(carboxyamino)imidazole ribonucleotide mutase — protein MVGIIMGSRSDLEVMREALDTMKEFGVEHELTVVSAHRTPDRMFAYAKSAAARGVKVIIAGAGGAAHLPGMVASLTTLPVIGVPIKSRNSIDGWDSLLSIVQMPAGVPVATVAVNGARNAGLLAVQILAIHDDKLAAKLDAFKGEQEDKVRDGIATLKQQFPNGFDQ, from the coding sequence ATGGTAGGCATCATCATGGGCAGCCGCAGCGATCTGGAAGTGATGCGCGAGGCCTTGGATACGATGAAGGAATTCGGCGTGGAGCACGAGCTCACCGTGGTGAGCGCGCACCGCACCCCGGATCGGATGTTCGCCTATGCAAAGAGCGCTGCGGCTCGCGGGGTGAAGGTGATCATCGCGGGTGCCGGCGGGGCGGCGCACCTGCCGGGCATGGTGGCATCACTGACGACTTTGCCGGTGATCGGCGTGCCCATCAAGAGCCGCAACAGCATCGATGGCTGGGACTCGTTGCTGAGCATCGTGCAGATGCCCGCAGGCGTGCCGGTGGCCACCGTAGCGGTGAATGGCGCACGCAATGCCGGGCTGCTCGCAGTGCAGATCCTGGCCATCCATGATGATAAGCTGGCCGCCAAGCTGGATGCCTTCAAAGGCGAGCAGGAGGACAAGGTGCGCGATGGCATAGCCACGCTGAAGCAGCAATTCCCGAACGGCTTCGACCAATGA